A part of Tigriopus californicus strain San Diego chromosome 10, Tcal_SD_v2.1, whole genome shotgun sequence genomic DNA contains:
- the LOC131887951 gene encoding uncharacterized protein LOC131887951 isoform X3: MWIVYLPQGVTYEVILEKVNQSFSSTDFVAVVGLLALIQLSSLWLQLTNISACGNLNDLVNGVRALGVVDGYDGVIQNPKCTKQTYLFLLIAMIIVSFTLISSVIPEILGLSIDRLFDLVFGFAIAIAICYLHLPQLLSEFLFLRFMTVLEYHFEHLLGHIDCCMVHKGAFMVKPDRLKQTACCLDHCNGLIKLHRTIEETFSRQLLILFGLIMGSLIFSLYLSITFIISYKSWFHGLFIIGCFVFSLVPAGRLYFLGSSVNQVIKKVSEVKQRLYMIESFSTRELDVQGKVRCTIRKYSEITGFSADNYFVVNNAMFTSILGYLTTYLIVLVQFKIAERSHA, translated from the exons ATGTGGATCGTGTACTTGCCCCAAGGAGTTACCTATGAAGTGATTTTAGAAAAGGTCAACCAATCTTTTTCGTCTACTGATTTCGTGGCGGTGGTTGGCCTCCTAGCTTTAATCCAG CTGTCAAGTTTGTGGCTCCAACTTACGAACATCAGTGCCTGTGGGAATCTCAATGACTTGGTCAATGGCGTCCGGGCCTTGGGCGTAGTGGATGGATATGATGGGGTTATCCAGAATCCCAAATGCACCAAACAAACTTACCTTTTCCTCCTCATTGCAATGATCATCGTCTCTTTCACCTTAATCA gttCAGTCATTCCCGAAATTTTGGGTCTTTCAATTGATCGTCTCTTCGATTTGGTATTCGGATTCGCAATTGCCATTGCCATTTGTTATCTCCATTTGCCGCAATTGCTTTCTGAATTTCTCTTCCTTCGCTTCATGACCGTGTTGGAGTACCATTTTGAGCACCTCCTAGGACACATTGACTGCTGCATGGTCCATAAAGGAGCTTTTATGGTCAAACCGGATCGGCTCAAACAGACGGCGTGCTGCCTGGATCATTGCAATGGCTTGATCAAGCTCCACCGCACGATTGAGGAGACGTTTTCTCGACAACTGTTGATTTTATTTGGTTTGATCATGGGTTCTTTGATCTTCAGCCTTTACCTCAGCATCACGTTTATCATTTCATACAAAAGTTGGTTTCACGGACTCTTTATCATTGGATGTTTTGTCTTCAGCCTGGTTCCAGCCGGGCGACTCTATTTCTTGGGCTCCTCCGTGAATCAAGTCATCAAGAAAGTGAGCGAAGTCAAGCAGAGATTGTATATGATTGAATCTTTTAGTACTCGGGAATTGGATGTCCAGGGAAAGGTGAGATGTACCATCCGCAAATATTCGGAGATCACGGGGTTCTCCGCCGACAACTATTTTGTGGTCAACAACGCCATGTTTACTTCAATCCTTGGATATCTCACCACTTACTTGATCGTACTTGTCCAGTTTAAAATTGCGGAACGATCACATGCATAA
- the LOC131887951 gene encoding uncharacterized protein LOC131887951 isoform X2 has protein sequence MMNDRKDKNLDSMEASSPVTRPRESLQVMWIVYLPQGVTYEVILEKVNQSFSSTDFVAVVGLLALIQLSSLWLQLTNISACGNLNDLVNGVRALGVVDGYDGVIQNPKCTKQTYLFLLIAMIIVSFTLISSVIPEILGLSIDRLFDLVFGFAIAIAICYLHLPQLLSEFLFLRFMTVLEYHFEHLLGHIDCCMVHKGAFMVKPDRLKQTACCLDHCNGLIKLHRTIEETFSRQLLILFGLIMGSLIFSLYLSITFIISYKSWFHGLFIIGCFVFSLVPAGRLYFLGSSVNQVIKKVSEVKQRLYMIESFSTRELDVQGKVRCTIRKYSEITGFSADNYFVVNNAMFTSILGYLTTYLIVLVQFKIAERSHA, from the exons ATGATGAATGATCGAAAAGACAAAAACCTAGACAGTATGGAAGCCTCATCCCCAGTAACCAGACCCCGAGAGAGTTTACAAG TCATGTGGATCGTGTACTTGCCCCAAGGAGTTACCTATGAAGTGATTTTAGAAAAGGTCAACCAATCTTTTTCGTCTACTGATTTCGTGGCGGTGGTTGGCCTCCTAGCTTTAATCCAG CTGTCAAGTTTGTGGCTCCAACTTACGAACATCAGTGCCTGTGGGAATCTCAATGACTTGGTCAATGGCGTCCGGGCCTTGGGCGTAGTGGATGGATATGATGGGGTTATCCAGAATCCCAAATGCACCAAACAAACTTACCTTTTCCTCCTCATTGCAATGATCATCGTCTCTTTCACCTTAATCA gttCAGTCATTCCCGAAATTTTGGGTCTTTCAATTGATCGTCTCTTCGATTTGGTATTCGGATTCGCAATTGCCATTGCCATTTGTTATCTCCATTTGCCGCAATTGCTTTCTGAATTTCTCTTCCTTCGCTTCATGACCGTGTTGGAGTACCATTTTGAGCACCTCCTAGGACACATTGACTGCTGCATGGTCCATAAAGGAGCTTTTATGGTCAAACCGGATCGGCTCAAACAGACGGCGTGCTGCCTGGATCATTGCAATGGCTTGATCAAGCTCCACCGCACGATTGAGGAGACGTTTTCTCGACAACTGTTGATTTTATTTGGTTTGATCATGGGTTCTTTGATCTTCAGCCTTTACCTCAGCATCACGTTTATCATTTCATACAAAAGTTGGTTTCACGGACTCTTTATCATTGGATGTTTTGTCTTCAGCCTGGTTCCAGCCGGGCGACTCTATTTCTTGGGCTCCTCCGTGAATCAAGTCATCAAGAAAGTGAGCGAAGTCAAGCAGAGATTGTATATGATTGAATCTTTTAGTACTCGGGAATTGGATGTCCAGGGAAAGGTGAGATGTACCATCCGCAAATATTCGGAGATCACGGGGTTCTCCGCCGACAACTATTTTGTGGTCAACAACGCCATGTTTACTTCAATCCTTGGATATCTCACCACTTACTTGATCGTACTTGTCCAGTTTAAAATTGCGGAACGATCACATGCATAA
- the LOC131887954 gene encoding D-aspartate oxidase-like, whose protein sequence is MKVLVIGAGIIGTTSALKIQEAWPECHIDIVTESLSPGTTSDGAAGFWQPHLDPHTPTELARKWSIETFRELEKIWTCPRACPASLKPLSKALSLVPAEEIWNRNCSDAVNARPYWADIVYDYHKMPLEDLSRRGFDTEVFDSHSFTTFVFEAKIALPIIYSLLRERGAAFIEKKLLSIDDLEQLMEEEANYDFVINCSGSGARDLFGDEDIQPIRGHVVRVEAPFVHTMMGLGGDVYIIPTRQGVVLGTIDRLNDWSLEPNPSEVATIMKRCQELCPALADSKILNDWVGLRPFRKSGVRLELVEHHQSTSGRKTKMIHNYGHGGSGITLSLGCANEVVRLVKAQINEKS, encoded by the exons ATGAAAGTGCTTGTAATTGGAGCAGGTATAATTGGAACCACCTCGGCATTGAAAATACAAGAGGCTTGGCCGGAATGTCACATTGACATTGTAACCGAATCCCTGAGTCCAGGGACGACCAGTGATGGTGCTGCTGGATTCTGGCAACCTCATTTGGATCCACACACTCCAACGGAACTAGCCAG AAAATGGTCCATTGAGACATTCCgtgaattggaaaaaatatggACCTGTCCTAGAGCATGTCCTGCTTCGCTAAAGcctttgtcaaaagccttgTCCTTGGTTCCTGCCGAGGAAATTTGGAACCGAAATTGCTCGGATGCAGTCAATGCCCGGCCTTATTGGGCGGATATTGTTTATGATTACCACAAAATGCCTTTAGAGGATCTCTCTCGACGAGGGTTTGATACTGAAGTATT CGATAGTCATTCATTTACCACATTCGTTTTCGAGGCCAAAATTGCTCTCCCTATCATATATTCTCTACTCCGAGAGCGTGGAGCGGccttcattgaaaagaaactacTTTCCATTGATGATTTGGAACAACTCATGGAAGAAGAAGCCAATTACGACTTTGTCATTAACTGCAGCGGTTCCGGTGCCAGAGACCTTTTTGGTGATGAAGACATCCAGCCCATTCGTGGTCATGTGGTTCGAGTAGAAGCACCATTCGTACACACCATGATGGGCCTTGGCGGCGATGTTTACATCATTCCCAC gcGGCAAGGCGTGGTATTGGGGACCATAGACCGGTTGAACGATTGGAGTTTGGAGCCTAATCCATCAGAGGTGGCCACTATTATGAAAAGATGTCAGGAGCTGTGTCCAGCATTGGCCGATTCCAAGATTCTCAATGATTGGGTTGGATTGAGACCATTTCGAAAGTCAGGCGTTCGTCTTGAACTAGTGGAACATCATCAGAGTACCTCGGGAAGGAAAACTAAA ATGATACATAATTATGGCCACGGGGGTAGTGGTATAACTTTAAGTTTGGGATGTGCTAATGAAGTCGTTCGACTTGTGAAGGCTCAAATCAATGAGAAATCATAA
- the LOC131887799 gene encoding uncharacterized protein LOC131887799: MDKKVKIAAMVTTVMLVLLTVLVLVLTIDSFDPSVACCSNLTISGTKNADPFYQNIMGVYEPYANQSSITYGDKNFPVYMHTLTENRSEFGMGPRHSFLYYYKNEIPALNETECPDGCWMIGMYDPTPGNYWFGRKYWRFTGFQEACPDSASSSGGEILNDRGQPDSLILKCLA; this comes from the exons ATGGACAAAAAAGTCAAGATAGCTGCAATGGTCACAACGGTCATGTTAGTTCTTCTCACCGTTCTAGTTTTAGTTTTGACAATAGATTCATTTGATCCTTCCGTGG CTTGTTGCTCGAACTTGACCATATCAGGAACTAAGAATGCAGATCCTTTCTATCAAAACATCATGGGCGTCTATGAGCCCTATGCCAACCAGAGTTCAATCACCTATGGCGACAAAAACTTTCCCGTGTACATGCACACACTCACGGAGAATCGCAGCGAATTTGGAATGGGGCCCAGACACTCATTTTTGTACTACTACAAGAATGAAATCCCGGCTCTCAATGAAACCGAGTGTCCTGATGGATGTTGGATGATTG GGATGTATGACCCCACACCGGGAAATTACTGGTTTGGACGGAAATATTGGCGCTTCACGGGGTTTCAAGAGGCTTGTCCAGATTCGGCCAGTTCATCTGGAGGAGAAATTTTGAACGATAGAGGGCAACCCGACTCTCTCATCCTGAAATGTCTGGCTTGA
- the LOC131887945 gene encoding multidrug resistance-associated protein 1-like has translation MLQLVNMSFCTDRLWDPDITWNTNDPDLTECFRTVILSPLPTAVLLVTLPFWLKRFYLARKSISLYGTPTKVFWTKLALMMILGLNVFSEFGKHVVTDANLFHSDFLRMVILELGLLLIGGLTLISQRYHLQTSGNLWMFWFLSLVCELPTFKYEVDYLVINFQPFRAILVATFLPLIFVQVVLYSLTETQVVGCPQNRASFISYLTLSWLNDLIRQGFRAPLTQEQLPKVDPGLDSSLNELDFLNNWNKEFARNGQVNIWRVLFRTHWKALALAMFLYLIHHGLHFVNPLMLKLILNHLQTPDEETWKGVLFASVTFITSILFTILFNIPNQLMTGLAVKLRNGLVTAIYKKSLRLSNEARQEFSSGEIINFSSVDSQLILECVPYVEHLIADPLLVIVTMTFLYLELGPAALAGVVFLFLLVPFNTYGNRKIEKCQDILLKNKDERMKITSETLNGIQLIKMYCWEIPFMNKIKGYRNIEVDTLQSTAKLYALSNCTFSSSPVFASLLIFVLYVALDPANHVLNPEKIFVSISLLSILRIPLELFPIVLFDTIRIGVSIRRIGKFLNAEELDEEAVGYQTEDPKNAIEIKDGSFAWSKDGDFSLETGTVSILKGSLVAIVGKVGCGKSSLLSCLLGDMVKRRGSVNIDGQIAYIPQDGWILNTTLKENILFGKSMQVRNYERVISASALEQDFSIMAHGDQTEIGENGINLSGGQKQRVSIARAVFANRDVYLLDDPLSAVDSHVGEHIFHNVISSGHGLLRDKTRVLVTNQIHFLEKMDQIIVIDQGQIKEQGTYQELLTGGKQFATLIRDFGQRKTHEKVRQRQRLLSHMSNGGGEDYQVEDTNVIQDAGSRLIRDEEAFHGQVRWSVYLDYMRIIGRFPSTMILVMFVLGQGLHVSSTAWLSYWADMNDGLNHAPILFLGVYGLIGVSELFVCFGRQYSLYRACAKASRALHHKLLYHIIRAPMSFFDTTPLGRILNRFSSDLDVADETLPQEFTDFLWCFMDISFTLILIAIATPWFIIVALGLFVMFCLIILYYIRTSRQLKRLESISKSPILSHISETLRGVSSLRAYHCADQFVSKCHDKLNENVACHYLNACSVFWLGARTEFIGALIIFSVALLVVLDRGSISAGLAGMVLTYSFELLEAFSWMVNMACNLEGNSVCLERIMEYYHVEQEDQWTKPGNNSECRGALEFQGYSTRYRPGLDLCLQRVSLKIQPQEKLGICGRTGAGKSSFTKALFRIVEPVEGKILLDGIDITEKGLHDLRGQITIIPQDPILFSGSLRFNLDPLEQHSDQELWSALEHSHLIEYVNTLRDGLEHQVHENGDNFSVGQRQLVCLARALLRNTKILILDEATASVDLETDALIQRTIREKLNQSTIVTIAHRINTILDSDRILVLSDGSVAELDSPHSLSNRADSVFKSMLNAANQS, from the coding sequence ATGCTGCAACTTGTCAATATGTCGTTTTGTACGGACCGTCTGTGGGATCCGGATATCACGTGGAACACTAATGATCCAGATTTGACAGAGTGCTTCCGGACCGTGATCTTGTCCCCTTTACCTACTGCTGTTTTGCTGGTTACACTTCCGTTCTGGTTGAAAAGATTCTACTTGGCAAGGAAATCCATTTCGCTCTACGGCACGCCCACCAAAGTTTTCTGGACAAAATTAGCACTCATGATGATATTAGGCCTAAACGTGTTTAGTGAATTTGGAAAGCATGTCGTCACGGATGccaatttgtttcattctGACTTTCTGAGAATGGTCATTTTGGAGTTAGGTCTGCTACTTATTGGTGGGTTGACTTTGATTAGTCAAAGATACCATCTGCAAACATCCGGAAATCTTTGGATGTTTTGGTTCCTTAGCCTTGTGTGTGAACTGCCAACCTTCAAATATGAAGTGGATTATCTAGTGATCAATTTCCAGCCGTTTCGAGCTATATTAGTGGCAACATTTCTACCCTTAATTTTTGTGCAAGTTGTGTTATACAGCTTAACCGAAACTCAAGTGGTGGGCTGCCCACAAAACCGGGCTTCATTTATATCCTACTTAACCTTAAGTTGGCTCAATGATTTAATTCGCCAAGGCTTCCGAGCTCCTTTGACACAAGAACAATTGCCCAAAGTTGATCCAGGATTGGATTCTAGTTTAAATGAACTAGATTTCCTGAATAACTGGAACAAAGAATTTGCCCGAAATGGACAAGTAAATATCTGGCGTGTCTTGTTTCGTACTCATTGGAAAGCTCTAGCACTTGCAATGTTCTTGTATCTGATTCATCACGGTCTGCACTTTGTCAATCCCTTGATGCTCAAGCTCATCTTAAATCACTTACAAACTCCGGACGAAGAAACGTGGAAAGGAGTCCTCTTTGCCTCGGTTACCTTTATCACAAGCATTCTCTTCACCATCTTATTCAATATTCCAAATCAACTGATGACTGGCTTAGCGGTAAAACTACGCAATGGCTTGGTGACAGCAATCTACAAAAAGTCTCTTAGGCTGTCGAATGAGGCCAGGCAAGAATTTTCATCGGGCGAGATCATCAATTTCTCCTCTGTGGATAGTCAACTCATCCTGGAATGTGTTCCCTACGTTGAGCATCTCATCGCTGATCCATTGCTCGTCATTGTCACGATGACATTTCTCTACTTAGAATTGGGTCCCGCTGCTTTGGCAGGAGTGGTGTTCTTGTTCCTTTTAGTTCCGTTCAATACCTACGGCAATAGAAAAATTGAGAAGTGTCAAGATATTTTACTGAAGAACAAGGACGAGAGAATGAAAATCACCTCCGAGACCTTAAATGGAATTCAGCTGATAAAGATGTATTGCTGGGAAATCCCATTTATGAACAAGATCAAGGGATATCGAAACATTGAGGTGGACACCTTGCAGAGCACAGCCAAACTCTATGCACTGTCCAATTGCACATTCAGTAGCAGCCCAGTGTTTGCATCACTCTTAATTTTTGTCCTATACGTGGCTTTAGATCCTGCCAACCACGTTCTCAACCCTGAAAAGATATTCGTATCAATATCCTTGCTTAGCATTCTCAGAATTCCTTTGGAATTGTtcccaattgttctttttgatACCATTCGCATTGGCGTATCAATCCGAAGAATTGGCAAGTTCCTAAACGCTGAAGAGTTAGATGAAGAGGCTGTTGGTTATCAAACAGAGGATCCTAAAAATGCGATTGAGATCAAAGATGGCTCTTTTGCGTGGAGCAAAGACGGCGATTTCTCACTTGAGACGGGGACTGTATCCATCCTCAAAGGATCTTTGGTTGCCATTGTGGGAAAAGTCGGTTGCGGAAAGAGCTCGTTACTTTCTTGCCTTCTTGGAGACATGGTAAAGAGGCGTGGATCAGTCAATATTGACGGCCAGATTGCCTATATCCCACAAGACGGCTGGATTTTGAATAcaacattgaaagaaaacattctTTTCGGAAAGTCAATGCAAGTCCGAAACTACGAACGGGTCATTTCTGCTAGCGCTTTGGAGCAGGACTTCAGCATCATGGCTCATGGGGATCAGACCGAGATTGGTGAGAATGGTATCAACCTATCCGGGGGACAAAAACAACGGGTTTCCATTGCGAGAGCCGTTTTCGCGAATCGCGATGTGTACCTTTTGGATGATCCTTTATCAGCTGTTGACTCTCATGTCGGTGAGCACATATTTCACAACGTGATATCCTCCGGACATGGGCTGCTGAGAGACAAGACTCGAGTTTTGGTCACAAACCAGATTCATTTCTTGGAGAAGATGGACCAAATCATTGTCATAGACCAAGGGCAAATCAAAGAGCAAGGTACTTACCAAGAGCTCTTGACCGGTGGGAAGCAATTTGCCACCCTTATTCGTGACTTCGGTCAAAGGAAGACCCATGAAAAGGTCAGACAACGTCAACGATTACTCTCTCATATGTCAAACGGAGGTGGTGAAGACTATCAAGTTGAAGATACCAATGTAATCCAGGATGCTGGGAGCAGACTCATTCGTGATGAAGAGGCCTTCCATGGTCAAGTGAGATGGTCTGTGTACTTGGATTACATGCGAATCATTGGTCGATTTCCATCTACCATGATCCTGGTTATGTTTGTACTTGGTCAAGGTCTACATGTCAGCAGTACTGCTTGGTTATCATATTGGGCAGACATGAATGACGGTTTAAACCATGCCCCTATTTTGTTCCTTGGCGTGTACGGGCTCATCGGCGTAAGCGAACTATTTGTCTGCTTTGGAAGACAATACTCCCTCTACCGTGCATGTGCAAAAGCCTCAAGAGCCTTGCATCATAAGCTTCTGTACCATATCATCAGGGCTCCAATGTCGTTTTTCGACACCACACCGTTGGGAAGAATTTTGAACCGCTTTTCGTCCGACCTTGACGTTGCAGATGAGACTCTACCTCAAGAATTCACCGATTTCTTGTGGTGCTTCATGGACATCTCGTTCACTTTAATCCTTATTGCTATTGCTACTCCGTGGTTCATTATTGTTGCTTTGGGGTTATTCGTTATGTTTTGCTTAATCATTTTGTACTACATCCGAACCTCTCGCCAACTGAAGCGTTTGGAATCCATCAGCAAGTCTCCGATCTTGAGCCACATCTCCGAGACTTTGAGAGGCGTGTCCAGTTTGCGAGCCTATCATTGTGCGGACCAATTCGTTAGCAAGTGCCATGACAAGCTCAATGAGAATGTGGCCTGCCATTACCTCAACGCATGTTCCGTTTTCTGGCTCGGAGCCCGGACAGAGTTCATCGGCGCTCTCATAATCTTCAGTGTGGCCTTATTGGTGGTGCTTGATAGAGGGTCAATAAGCGCTGGACTTGCGGGAATGGTCTTGACGTACTCCTTTGAGCTTTTGGAGGCTTTCTCCTGGATGGTGAACATGGCTTGCAATCTAGAAGGTAATTCAGTGTGCTTAGAACGGATCATGGAGTATTATCACGTGGAACAAGAGGACCAATGGACCAAACCCGGAAACAACTCTGAATGTAGAGGagcattggaattccagggaTATAGCACTCGCTATCGGCCAGGTCTGGATCTGTGTCTGCAACGTGTTAGTCTCAAGATTCAGCCCCAAGAGAAACTTGGAATCTGTGGTCGCACAGGTGCGGGTAAATCAAGTTTCACCAAAGCTCTCTTTCGAATTGTCGAGCCCGTTGAAGGCAAGATACTCTTGGATGGCATTGATATCACCGAAAAAGGTCTCCATGATCTTCGAGGCCAAATCACGATTATTCCTCAAGATCCCATTTTATTTTCGGGATCATTGAGGTTCAACCTCGATCCCTTGGAGCAACATTCGGATCAAGAGCTGTGGAGTGCATTGGAGCATTCTCACTTGATTGAATACGTCAACACTCTTAGAGATGGACTGGAGCATCAAGTGCATGAAAATGGGGACAATTTCTCAGTGGGCCAACGGCAACTAGTATGTTTGGCTCGTGCTTTGTTACGTAATACCAAGATCTTGATCTTAGACGAGGCCACCGCCTCTGTGGACTTGGAAACGGACGCTCTGATACAGAGGACCATTCGAGAAAAACTGAACCAAAGCACCATTGTGACAATCGCCCATCGAATCAATACGATCTTGGACTCGGACCGGATTCTGGTTTTATCGGACGGATCTGTGGCAGAATTAGATAGCCCTCATTCCTTAAGTAATCGGGCTGATTCTGTTTTCAAATCCATGCTAAATGCCGCTAACCAATcgtga
- the LOC131887951 gene encoding uncharacterized protein LOC131887951 isoform X1, translating to MMNDRKDKNLDSMEASSPVTRPRESLQGQCQHCHDKSHLTSEPVFESPFKGMSRILLAFKSVGIFNFTIHDDFTEFECNPHLIFYALFLNLLVLAIPIGLQVMWIVYLPQGVTYEVILEKVNQSFSSTDFVAVVGLLALIQLSSLWLQLTNISACGNLNDLVNGVRALGVVDGYDGVIQNPKCTKQTYLFLLIAMIIVSFTLISSVIPEILGLSIDRLFDLVFGFAIAIAICYLHLPQLLSEFLFLRFMTVLEYHFEHLLGHIDCCMVHKGAFMVKPDRLKQTACCLDHCNGLIKLHRTIEETFSRQLLILFGLIMGSLIFSLYLSITFIISYKSWFHGLFIIGCFVFSLVPAGRLYFLGSSVNQVIKKVSEVKQRLYMIESFSTRELDVQGKVRCTIRKYSEITGFSADNYFVVNNAMFTSILGYLTTYLIVLVQFKIAERSHA from the exons ATGATGAATGATCGAAAAGACAAAAACCTAGACAGTATGGAAGCCTCATCCCCAGTAACCAGACCCCGAGAGAGTTTACAAGGTCAGTGTCAACATTGTCATGACAAGTCTCATCTAACATCGGAACCTGTCTTCGAGTCGCCTTTTAAAGGCATGTCGAGAATCCTGCTCGCTTTTAAATCGGTGGGGATTTTTAACTTCACAATTCACGACGATTTCACCGAATTTGAATGCAACCCTCATCTCATCTTCTATGCCCTATTCCTGAATTTATTGGTATTGGCTATTCCCATCGGCCTTCAAGTCATGTGGATCGTGTACTTGCCCCAAGGAGTTACCTATGAAGTGATTTTAGAAAAGGTCAACCAATCTTTTTCGTCTACTGATTTCGTGGCGGTGGTTGGCCTCCTAGCTTTAATCCAG CTGTCAAGTTTGTGGCTCCAACTTACGAACATCAGTGCCTGTGGGAATCTCAATGACTTGGTCAATGGCGTCCGGGCCTTGGGCGTAGTGGATGGATATGATGGGGTTATCCAGAATCCCAAATGCACCAAACAAACTTACCTTTTCCTCCTCATTGCAATGATCATCGTCTCTTTCACCTTAATCA gttCAGTCATTCCCGAAATTTTGGGTCTTTCAATTGATCGTCTCTTCGATTTGGTATTCGGATTCGCAATTGCCATTGCCATTTGTTATCTCCATTTGCCGCAATTGCTTTCTGAATTTCTCTTCCTTCGCTTCATGACCGTGTTGGAGTACCATTTTGAGCACCTCCTAGGACACATTGACTGCTGCATGGTCCATAAAGGAGCTTTTATGGTCAAACCGGATCGGCTCAAACAGACGGCGTGCTGCCTGGATCATTGCAATGGCTTGATCAAGCTCCACCGCACGATTGAGGAGACGTTTTCTCGACAACTGTTGATTTTATTTGGTTTGATCATGGGTTCTTTGATCTTCAGCCTTTACCTCAGCATCACGTTTATCATTTCATACAAAAGTTGGTTTCACGGACTCTTTATCATTGGATGTTTTGTCTTCAGCCTGGTTCCAGCCGGGCGACTCTATTTCTTGGGCTCCTCCGTGAATCAAGTCATCAAGAAAGTGAGCGAAGTCAAGCAGAGATTGTATATGATTGAATCTTTTAGTACTCGGGAATTGGATGTCCAGGGAAAGGTGAGATGTACCATCCGCAAATATTCGGAGATCACGGGGTTCTCCGCCGACAACTATTTTGTGGTCAACAACGCCATGTTTACTTCAATCCTTGGATATCTCACCACTTACTTGATCGTACTTGTCCAGTTTAAAATTGCGGAACGATCACATGCATAA
- the LOC131887796 gene encoding uncharacterized protein LOC131887796 translates to MKIIVQTALLSLGALVVLGSPVAQQQAGEPSYDYSNTNQDYYNNDEAAFGQRDEQYPEDDVQVQEVPVDEQQQLDSIYQNEDQYQNEAQGEGQNEQEDALYYPSDAPECCSHVTIQGTNNQDVFYQYLMGDYFPYTGEDFDSYHSVDGQTYPVYMHVLTEDRSELDLEPRQSYLYFYKNSNPDIEETECPEGCWMIGMHDPTPGNYWYGKKYWYVNGFKDNCPEKMTQEDRKLIDQDAKEDTVAVECAAK, encoded by the exons ATGAAGATCATTGTTCAAACCGCTCTTTTGAGCCTGGGGGCTTTGGTGGTGCTCGGGTCTCCGGTTGCCCAACAGCAAGCCGGAGAACCGAGCTACGACTACAGTAACACCAATCAAGATTACTATAACAATGACGAAGCCGCATTCGGACAACGCGACGAGCAATACCCTGAAGACGATGTCCAAGTCCAAGAGGTCCCCGTTGACGAACAGCAACAACTCGATTCCATTTACCAAAACGAGGACCAATATCAAAACGAAGCTCAAGGCGAAGGTCAAAATGAGCAGGAAGATGCCTTATACTACCCCAGTGATGCCCCAG AGTGTTGCAGCCATGTGACCATTCAGGGCACCAACAACCAAGACGTGTTCTACCAATATCTCATGGGAGACTACTTCCCTTACACTGGTGAGGATTTCGACTCCTACCACTCTGTGGACGGTCAGACTTATCCCGTGTACATGCACGTCCTCACCGAGGATCGCAGTGAGCTGGACCTCGAACCTCGGCAATCGTACCTCTATTTCTACAAGAACTCCAACCCTGATATCGAGGAGACCGAGTGCCCCGAGGGTTGCTGGATGATTGGTATGCACGATCCCACCCCCGGAAACTACTGGTACGGCAAGAAGTATTGGTATGTGAATGGCTTCAAAGATAACTGTCCCGAGAAGATGACCCAAGAGGACCGCAAGCTCATCGACCAAGACGCCAAAGAAGACACCGTAGCCGTGGAGTGTGCCGCTAAATAG